A part of Limihaloglobus sulfuriphilus genomic DNA contains:
- a CDS encoding IS110 family transposase yields the protein MRTLKCKNHHITPIDTRMYYYDNKGRMTISRKYGTTGPTGCKSRHKPDNYGLCDKVYVAPANRGLLHCGNRAAYNTKGTGRYEQYYNICRNGYTQKQHKAAIKYPDRDNVVEFTIKNTPSDIKRAVKKIARQAPGPVEFCYEAGVCGFSLKRRIEALGFKCAVIAPSLVPVKPGVRIKTDRRDAKKLQEYYSAGLLTEVHAPNEKQEADRELVRLRETARKDVQRAQHHILKFLNRHSYIYHQGNHWTDKHITWLRGINFEEPALNEVFEAYFAQYINCCERLDRCDRRVEALAETDDYREMVGILSCFHGIKTITAISILVEIFDFARFESAPAFMSYLGLTPKEDSSGESEKKGPITKAGNKRVRRLLNETAHHYRHRYVPSKALKKRRESRPQWGIEIADRAGQRLSYRHRYLRARGKILVKANIAVARELAGFIWFTATQYYARKQAQPQKV from the coding sequence TTGAGAACATTAAAATGCAAAAATCATCACATAACACCGATAGATACACGTATGTATTATTATGACAACAAGGGGCGGATGACCATAAGTAGAAAATATGGAACGACCGGCCCCACCGGTTGCAAATCTCGTCATAAGCCGGATAATTACGGTTTATGCGATAAGGTGTACGTAGCACCTGCCAATCGCGGGTTATTACACTGTGGCAACAGAGCCGCATACAATACGAAAGGTACCGGTCGTTATGAACAATATTATAACATATGTAGGAATGGATACACACAAAAACAACATAAAGCTGCCATAAAATACCCTGATCGGGATAATGTTGTTGAATTTACAATCAAAAATACGCCCTCTGATATTAAACGGGCAGTAAAAAAGATAGCCCGTCAGGCACCTGGGCCGGTTGAATTCTGCTATGAAGCCGGCGTTTGCGGCTTTTCTCTCAAGCGCAGGATTGAGGCTCTGGGCTTTAAGTGTGCGGTAATCGCCCCATCTCTGGTACCGGTAAAACCCGGAGTTCGTATAAAAACAGACCGCAGGGACGCAAAGAAGCTTCAGGAGTACTACAGTGCGGGCCTGTTGACCGAGGTTCACGCTCCCAATGAGAAACAGGAGGCAGATAGAGAGCTGGTGCGTCTTCGTGAGACAGCCCGAAAGGATGTCCAGAGAGCACAACATCACATACTCAAGTTTCTCAATCGTCATAGCTATATTTACCATCAGGGCAATCACTGGACAGATAAGCATATAACCTGGCTGCGTGGTATAAACTTCGAAGAGCCCGCCCTGAATGAAGTCTTTGAGGCATATTTCGCCCAGTACATAAACTGTTGTGAAAGGCTCGACAGGTGTGATCGGCGTGTTGAGGCGCTGGCAGAAACGGATGACTACCGCGAAATGGTAGGTATTTTGAGTTGTTTTCACGGCATCAAGACCATCACGGCAATATCCATTCTGGTGGAAATTTTTGATTTTGCCCGTTTTGAATCAGCCCCGGCTTTTATGTCATACCTCGGTTTAACCCCTAAAGAGGACTCCAGTGGAGAATCAGAAAAAAAAGGCCCGATAACCAAGGCCGGCAATAAGCGGGTAAGGCGGCTGCTCAATGAAACTGCCCACCACTACCGGCATCGATATGTTCCATCTAAGGCCCTTAAAAAACGTAGAGAGAGCCGGCCGCAATGGGGAATAGAAATAGCTGACAGGGCCGGGCAGCGTTTGAGTTACCGGCACAGGTACCTTCGGGCCAGGGGCAAGATTCTGGTAAAGGCCAACATCGCAGTTGCCAGAGAGCTGGCCGGGTTCATATGGTTCACAGCAACCCAGTATTACGCAAGAAAACAGGCTCAGCCGCAGAAAGTTTAG
- a CDS encoding Gfo/Idh/MocA family protein has translation MKNNKIVMTRRDIIKTASVSAAVLASGSSKLFAAGHEELKIALVGCGGRGNGALRDHIAAAKAVGTNVKIVALADFFLDKAKATAKEHGVSEDICYGGATGYKNVMSSGADLVLLVTPPNFRPLHLEAAVKAGMHVFMEKPVAVDPPGARRIIAAGEKAKAAGLSIVAGTQRRHQGDYLRTYDLVQKGVIGEIKGGEVFWCGGKLWHRDRKEDESDASYLVRNWVNFTEMSGDHIVEQHVHNIDVANWFIGRLPVAALGFGSRSRRVTGNQYDSFSVDFDYGEGVHIHSMCRQINGCYNRVAEHFVGTKGDTWASNAPKDIDPAIKPAEIKTHDNPYVQEHIDLLNAVKSGKPINEAYNVAASTMCGIMGRISAYTGQMVRMSDLMTNEQSPFYSMTLKLTAEDFETGNVFTPQEETAPLPGEAWKPA, from the coding sequence ATGAAAAATAACAAGATTGTTATGACCCGCAGAGATATAATTAAAACCGCAAGCGTATCAGCGGCAGTGCTGGCCTCCGGTTCATCGAAACTCTTTGCCGCCGGCCATGAAGAGCTGAAAATCGCCCTTGTCGGCTGCGGCGGACGCGGAAACGGAGCACTTCGCGATCATATCGCCGCCGCAAAGGCCGTCGGCACAAACGTTAAAATTGTCGCGTTGGCTGACTTCTTCCTCGATAAGGCAAAGGCAACCGCAAAAGAGCACGGCGTCAGCGAGGATATATGTTACGGCGGAGCAACCGGTTACAAAAACGTCATGTCAAGCGGCGCAGACCTGGTACTTCTGGTCACGCCGCCGAACTTCCGCCCGCTGCACTTAGAGGCGGCAGTCAAAGCGGGAATGCATGTATTCATGGAGAAGCCGGTTGCAGTTGACCCGCCCGGAGCAAGGCGAATTATAGCCGCCGGCGAAAAGGCAAAAGCCGCCGGGCTGAGCATTGTTGCCGGCACACAGCGCAGGCACCAGGGCGATTACCTGCGGACGTATGACCTGGTGCAAAAAGGAGTTATCGGCGAGATAAAAGGCGGCGAAGTTTTCTGGTGCGGCGGCAAACTCTGGCACCGCGACCGTAAAGAAGACGAATCAGATGCGAGCTATCTGGTACGCAACTGGGTGAACTTCACAGAGATGAGCGGCGACCATATCGTGGAACAGCACGTCCATAACATTGACGTTGCGAACTGGTTTATAGGCCGGCTGCCGGTCGCGGCTCTGGGCTTTGGAAGCCGCAGCCGCAGGGTTACCGGAAACCAGTACGACTCATTCAGTGTGGATTTCGACTATGGCGAGGGCGTGCATATCCACAGCATGTGCCGCCAGATTAACGGCTGTTACAACAGAGTGGCGGAGCATTTTGTCGGCACAAAAGGCGATACATGGGCATCGAACGCTCCAAAAGACATAGACCCCGCGATCAAGCCCGCAGAGATAAAGACACACGACAACCCGTACGTGCAGGAGCATATCGACCTGCTAAACGCCGTAAAAAGCGGCAAGCCGATCAATGAGGCATACAATGTCGCCGCATCGACCATGTGCGGGATAATGGGCAGGATAAGCGCATATACCGGCCAGATGGTTCGCATGAGCGACCTGATGACAAACGAGCAATCGCCGTTCTACAGCATGACGCTGAAACTAACAGCGGAAGATTTCGAAACGGGCAATGTTTTCACCCCGCAGGAAGAAACCGCCCCGCTGCCCGGAGAAGCCTGGAAACCGGCATAA
- a CDS encoding sulfatase-like hydrolase/transferase, translated as MANIDRRDFLRKMGVSAAALGLGSSAGLGKEQAWKSQSAAHNSKTSPNVVVIFIDQLRSFALGCYGNETVNTPHIDNLARQGYRFDLGISNNPVCVPARAALLSGQHARTCVGSRMNEMTDNHLLGRDDRAKFKDATIAELFKDKGYKTALIGKWHTDARPTHLGFEQSLITNEIFSSGSFVENEKDEYRVPVFSADHEIAKAREFFRENKSGSRPFFLYYNIISPHMPLLDVPYKYTRMYDPEKLPLRPNVWREGKLASNETWFHIYMWQKIIKSPHQPITAKASPEFTVKDLTALYYGSITWTDDIVGQVLDSLKENGLEDNTIVVLAADHGDMLGSQHRWNKDRPYEEAIRVPMIYRWPGRIKKGENKEQVTSLIDVMPTILELCETEIPSSVQGRSVASLMDGSAEKTSLEDNYAFIETPFAELAIRTPTHLYAVKMDESGKNIYNDKHLFFDLRTDPYEQKNLLETGEQSEVAKELRDKIYQWHKNTPIPESFKYDAWAPNHANYINNLGGFKG; from the coding sequence ATGGCAAATATAGACAGACGTGACTTCCTGAGAAAAATGGGTGTTAGTGCTGCTGCACTGGGGCTTGGCTCATCCGCCGGGCTGGGAAAAGAACAGGCCTGGAAGTCACAATCAGCTGCCCATAATTCAAAAACAAGCCCGAATGTAGTCGTGATTTTCATAGACCAGCTCAGAAGTTTTGCTCTGGGCTGTTACGGCAATGAGACCGTAAATACGCCGCATATAGACAATCTTGCGCGGCAGGGATACCGCTTTGATCTTGGGATTTCAAACAACCCTGTCTGCGTCCCTGCCAGAGCGGCTCTGCTCTCCGGCCAGCACGCCCGGACCTGTGTCGGCTCACGTATGAATGAGATGACAGATAACCACCTTCTTGGCAGAGATGACCGGGCGAAATTCAAAGATGCCACTATCGCAGAATTGTTCAAAGACAAGGGCTACAAAACAGCCCTGATCGGAAAATGGCACACGGACGCCAGGCCCACACATTTAGGCTTTGAGCAGAGCCTGATTACAAACGAGATCTTCTCCAGCGGCTCATTTGTAGAGAATGAAAAAGATGAGTATCGGGTGCCGGTCTTCTCCGCCGACCACGAAATCGCCAAAGCCCGGGAATTCTTCCGCGAAAACAAGTCCGGCTCCAGGCCGTTCTTCCTCTATTACAACATCATTTCGCCGCACATGCCTCTGCTTGATGTTCCTTATAAGTACACCAGAATGTATGACCCCGAGAAGCTGCCGCTGCGGCCCAATGTCTGGCGAGAGGGGAAACTGGCCTCGAATGAGACATGGTTTCATATTTACATGTGGCAAAAGATTATAAAGAGCCCGCATCAGCCCATAACAGCCAAGGCAAGCCCGGAATTCACGGTCAAAGACCTGACGGCCCTCTATTACGGCAGCATCACATGGACAGATGATATAGTCGGGCAGGTTCTGGATTCACTCAAAGAAAACGGCCTTGAGGATAATACTATTGTTGTTCTCGCCGCCGACCATGGTGATATGCTGGGCAGCCAGCACAGATGGAACAAGGACCGCCCATACGAAGAAGCGATCCGCGTTCCCATGATATACCGCTGGCCCGGCAGGATAAAAAAAGGCGAGAACAAAGAACAGGTAACCTCACTTATAGATGTAATGCCGACGATCCTCGAGCTGTGTGAGACAGAGATTCCCAGTTCGGTTCAGGGCCGGAGTGTCGCTTCTCTGATGGACGGTTCAGCGGAAAAGACAAGCCTTGAAGATAATTATGCCTTTATCGAAACGCCGTTCGCCGAGCTGGCAATACGAACTCCAACACACCTTTACGCGGTCAAGATGGACGAGAGCGGCAAAAACATCTACAATGACAAACATTTGTTCTTCGACCTTCGAACAGACCCTTACGAGCAAAAAAACCTGTTGGAAACCGGCGAGCAGAGCGAAGTCGCCAAAGAACTTAGGGATAAAATTTATCAATGGCACAAGAATACGCCGATACCTGAATCTTTTAAATACGATGCCTGGGCACCGAATCACGCAAATTACATAAACAATCTCGGCGGCTTCAAAGGCTGA
- a CDS encoding RHS repeat domain-containing protein → MSDPFLVSKDHILDFDYTYESGTNNIASKQFGHRSSAPATTYTYDDIDRLLMAQHLGVSANTEDFTNMDDLGNRDGDITIWDESTSSYDDIEFAVDPDNNQYNSIDNKGISYDNAGNMTEDIHDYTYTYDYENRLVRIEDGQSAAVAQFCYDALGRRIMKDDNTMDYPWMYYYDNKGRMTISRSTVSVDIFSAVGGQGPLREIRTGFPPSQCQAGTLDLLNLHSVVAIANSSSNFDVVERCEYDAYGNAHIFTAGTDGEFYTGDDVYTAASAFGNEYTFTGRRLDTLDSGNLRLMYYRNRYYSPEIGRFLQKDPHGINPDGNWNNPYSPRKQFTDGTNLYLYANSDPVDGRDEWGLFLWSWEDKSIYERYYKRRYVDVWWYDRLFFDIRRKVSFLVAVYTRYKVGIAGYSHLTGTGEVGPLYEFSMTTFQYPDKLRLERYKEAIKLGYKIPCKALYQCITDYCNGKTSKKNQSVKGVLVLTQNQIHSPNIPSNDLLPVKCEHSKEDCDRKCKPYFRPFE, encoded by the coding sequence GTGTCTGACCCCTTTTTAGTTTCAAAGGATCATATTCTGGATTTCGACTATACCTATGAATCCGGGACAAACAATATTGCAAGCAAGCAGTTTGGGCATAGAAGCTCTGCTCCGGCAACTACTTATACGTATGATGACATTGACCGCCTGCTGATGGCTCAGCATCTTGGGGTCTCTGCCAACACCGAAGATTTTACGAATATGGATGACCTCGGCAACCGTGACGGCGATATCACTATATGGGACGAATCAACATCAAGTTACGATGATATTGAATTTGCTGTAGATCCGGATAATAACCAGTATAATTCTATTGACAATAAGGGGATTTCGTATGATAATGCCGGCAACATGACTGAGGATATACACGATTATACCTACACTTATGACTACGAAAACCGCCTTGTCAGGATTGAAGACGGCCAGAGCGCGGCAGTTGCTCAGTTTTGCTATGATGCCCTTGGCAGGCGGATTATGAAGGACGACAATACGATGGATTATCCCTGGATGTATTATTATGACAACAAGGGGCGGATGACCATAAGTAGGTCAACCGTCTCGGTTGACATTTTTTCGGCAGTCGGCGGGCAGGGCCCCTTACGCGAAATCCGGACGGGTTTCCCGCCCTCTCAATGTCAAGCGGGGACGCTTGACCTACTTAACCTGCATTCGGTTGTCGCGATTGCGAATTCGTCTTCAAATTTCGATGTTGTAGAACGCTGCGAGTACGATGCGTACGGCAACGCCCACATCTTCACCGCCGGCACAGACGGTGAGTTCTACACCGGCGACGATGTTTACACCGCCGCTTCCGCTTTCGGCAACGAGTACACCTTCACCGGCAGACGCCTCGATACCCTTGATTCCGGCAATCTCCGGCTTATGTACTATCGAAACCGCTACTACTCGCCCGAAATAGGAAGATTCCTGCAAAAAGACCCGCACGGCATAAACCCCGACGGCAACTGGAATAACCCCTATTCGCCGCGAAAGCAGTTTACAGACGGCACGAATCTGTACCTCTATGCCAACAGTGACCCGGTGGATGGCAGGGATGAATGGGGGCTGTTCTTATGGTCATGGGAGGATAAAAGTATTTATGAAAGGTATTACAAAAGACGTTATGTTGATGTTTGGTGGTACGATCGGTTATTTTTCGACATCCGGCGAAAAGTATCGTTTTTAGTTGCCGTATATACGAGATATAAAGTGGGTATAGCTGGTTATTCCCATTTAACGGGGACTGGAGAGGTAGGCCCGCTCTATGAGTTTAGTATGACTACATTTCAGTACCCAGACAAACTGAGGCTGGAAAGGTATAAAGAAGCAATAAAATTGGGTTACAAAATACCGTGTAAAGCTCTCTATCAATGTATTACAGATTATTGCAATGGTAAGACAAGTAAAAAAAACCAAAGCGTCAAAGGCGTATTAGTTCTTACCCAAAATCAAATTCATTCGCCAAACATTCCTAGTAATGATTTGCTTCCAGTTAAATGTGAACATTCAAAGGAAGATTGTGACAGGAAATGCAAACCATATTTTAGGCCATTTGAATGA
- the recQ gene encoding DNA helicase RecQ, producing MTDNVRQLGKIKSALSKYWGYNSFRPLQEEAMHCAVTGRDSVVVLPTGGGKSLCFQVPAVIGEGLTVVVSPLISLMKDQVDALVDCGVAAARLDSSLMTHEQDRVFEMIASNRLKLLYISPERIVSEWFLNILCGCKISFIAVDEAHCVSMWGHDFRPEYRQLGRLKQRFPGVCIGAYTATATAVVRQDIAAQLNLTDPAMLTGSFDRPNLIYRVKPRGNILKQVRSVVDRHKNESGIIYCIRRKDVDSLCDSLQSAGYRAAGYHAGMKDHQRKLSQDLFITEKVDIVVATIAFGMGIDKSNVRYVIHTGMPKSLENYQQESGRAGRDGLEAECWLFYSGGDYGVWKSIISNSENSTPQSTEAAMEKLTGIYSYCTGDTCRHRNLVEYFGQTLKAGSCSACDICLDEYDAIEDALIIGQKILSCIMRVEQRFGGGYVASVLAGSKDKRIIENGHDRLSTYSLLAEYQIKTIRGWIEQLTGQGYIEKCGEFNVLAVTKKGWNVLRGEETPRLLKPTMQKEKIQKARIASSSWQDVDRSLFEHLRKLRAEIAATRRIPAYIIFGDTSLRDMARIMPASDEEFLQVNGAGRKKLKKYGKMFMRAIEEYQQNHT from the coding sequence ATGACCGATAATGTCAGACAGCTGGGAAAGATTAAATCAGCGTTATCAAAGTATTGGGGCTACAACAGCTTCCGGCCTCTGCAGGAGGAGGCCATGCACTGCGCTGTAACAGGCAGGGATTCAGTTGTCGTACTGCCCACCGGCGGCGGCAAGTCGCTATGTTTCCAGGTGCCGGCGGTTATAGGTGAGGGCTTAACGGTTGTAGTCTCGCCGCTGATTTCATTGATGAAAGATCAGGTTGATGCGCTGGTTGACTGCGGCGTTGCGGCGGCGCGGCTTGACAGTTCGCTGATGACGCATGAACAGGACAGGGTGTTCGAGATGATCGCCTCTAACCGGCTCAAACTCCTTTATATTTCACCTGAAAGAATCGTCTCGGAGTGGTTTCTAAATATTCTGTGCGGCTGTAAAATATCCTTTATAGCCGTTGATGAAGCCCATTGTGTGAGCATGTGGGGGCATGATTTCCGTCCCGAATACCGCCAGCTCGGCCGGCTCAAACAGCGGTTTCCAGGCGTATGTATCGGCGCATATACCGCAACTGCCACCGCTGTGGTGCGGCAGGATATCGCCGCACAGCTCAATCTCACAGATCCGGCAATGCTGACAGGCTCATTCGACCGGCCAAATCTCATATACAGGGTGAAGCCTCGCGGCAATATACTTAAACAGGTTCGCTCTGTAGTTGACCGCCACAAAAACGAGTCCGGCATAATCTACTGTATAAGGCGAAAAGACGTAGATTCGCTCTGTGATTCCCTCCAGTCCGCCGGGTACAGGGCCGCGGGCTACCATGCCGGCATGAAGGACCATCAACGCAAGCTCAGCCAGGATCTTTTTATAACAGAAAAAGTAGATATAGTTGTCGCTACAATCGCCTTCGGAATGGGTATCGATAAATCCAACGTTCGATACGTTATTCATACCGGTATGCCTAAATCTCTGGAGAATTACCAGCAGGAAAGCGGAAGGGCGGGCCGAGACGGGCTCGAGGCGGAATGCTGGCTGTTTTATTCAGGCGGCGATTACGGCGTATGGAAGAGCATTATCAGCAATTCAGAGAATTCCACACCCCAGTCAACAGAAGCGGCTATGGAAAAACTCACAGGCATATACAGCTACTGCACGGGTGACACATGCCGACACCGGAATCTGGTTGAATACTTTGGCCAGACGCTCAAAGCCGGCAGCTGCAGCGCATGCGATATCTGCCTTGATGAGTATGACGCGATAGAAGATGCACTCATAATCGGACAGAAGATTCTATCCTGTATCATGCGGGTCGAACAGCGGTTTGGTGGCGGCTATGTTGCCTCTGTTTTGGCCGGTTCCAAAGATAAACGGATAATAGAAAACGGCCATGACAGGCTCAGCACCTATTCGCTGCTCGCGGAGTATCAGATTAAAACGATACGCGGCTGGATAGAACAGCTCACCGGCCAGGGCTATATCGAAAAGTGCGGCGAGTTCAATGTGCTTGCTGTTACCAAAAAAGGCTGGAATGTTCTTCGGGGCGAAGAGACGCCGCGGCTGCTCAAGCCGACGATGCAAAAAGAAAAGATACAAAAAGCCCGGATAGCATCAAGTTCCTGGCAGGATGTTGACCGAAGTCTCTTTGAACACCTACGCAAGCTCCGCGCCGAGATCGCCGCGACAAGGCGCATTCCCGCTTACATTATTTTTGGCGACACCTCGCTTAGAGATATGGCACGCATAATGCCCGCCTCAGATGAAGAATTCTTACAGGTCAACGGCGCAGGCCGCAAAAAACTAAAAAAATACGGCAAAATGTTTATGCGGGCAATAGAAGAATACCAGCAGAATCATACATGA
- a CDS encoding hydroxypyruvate isomerase family protein, translated as MDRREFIIAGAAAAAVAASPSLHSQEHTMKPVFKLKYAPHFGMFENSAGKDLLDQLQFAADEGFRAWEDNGMMKRDKSLQQKIADKMASLDMEMGVFCSYLGYGKKDMVSRTDKDFQDELRKMSHDTVETAKRVNARWCTVVPSEVEMKLDYDYQMANCVENLRVMAEIFEKTGLVMVLEPLNWQANHPGLFLTKMAQAYNICTAVDSPSCKILDDLYHQQITEGNLIPNIDKCWKHIAYFQTGDNPGRKEPTTGEINYRNVFAHIHSKGYTGIVGMEHGNSRKGKDGERAVIEAYRKCDNF; from the coding sequence ATGGATAGACGTGAATTTATTATTGCAGGTGCCGCCGCAGCGGCTGTTGCGGCCTCACCCTCTCTTCACTCACAGGAGCATACCATGAAACCAGTTTTTAAACTCAAGTACGCGCCGCACTTCGGCATGTTTGAAAATTCCGCCGGCAAGGATTTACTCGATCAGCTACAGTTCGCGGCAGACGAGGGCTTCCGGGCATGGGAAGACAACGGCATGATGAAACGTGACAAAAGCCTCCAGCAGAAAATAGCCGACAAGATGGCTTCGCTGGATATGGAGATGGGTGTATTCTGCTCGTATCTGGGCTACGGCAAGAAAGATATGGTATCCAGAACGGACAAGGATTTCCAGGACGAGCTTCGCAAAATGAGCCATGATACAGTAGAAACTGCCAAACGTGTCAACGCGAGGTGGTGCACAGTCGTTCCCAGCGAGGTTGAAATGAAGCTCGATTACGATTACCAGATGGCTAACTGCGTGGAAAACCTGCGGGTTATGGCGGAGATTTTCGAAAAAACCGGCCTTGTAATGGTTCTTGAGCCGCTCAACTGGCAGGCCAACCACCCGGGGCTGTTCCTGACCAAAATGGCACAGGCGTACAATATCTGCACCGCCGTTGATTCGCCGAGCTGCAAGATACTCGACGACCTGTACCACCAGCAGATAACTGAGGGTAACCTGATACCCAACATCGACAAATGCTGGAAACACATCGCATATTTCCAGACCGGCGACAACCCCGGCCGCAAGGAACCGACAACCGGAGAGATCAACTACCGTAACGTATTTGCCCATATCCACTCCAAAGGATATACCGGTATAGTCGGCATGGAACACGGCAACAGCCGGAAAGGAAAAGACGGCGAAAGAGCCGTCATAGAAGCGTACCGAAAATGCGATAATTTCTAA
- a CDS encoding helix-turn-helix domain-containing protein translates to MNSVDTFLFSAQMLPRIMISGIFEHPKRTSPAGYLISYHAMHYYMYSGTVEIAGSVYPFSRGDITITPANTRSVYTLNESGRHICFHFSLPAGAVSLPFHIPAARIEPDIPARLKGILEICMPARNSAGSGTLNTAIASNMLHRCLLELAQCTLRDGDIENDFNKALRVLINYIELNLDKPMSVPDLCRVAGMSQNYLARRFRAVYGSTIKEYILSRRIERACYLLRNMNISIKEIAFQCGIANPQYFNKLFRSIKHVSPSKYRCNGD, encoded by the coding sequence GTGAATAGTGTCGATACATTTTTGTTTTCAGCCCAAATGCTGCCGCGGATTATGATCTCGGGCATTTTCGAGCACCCGAAACGCACATCGCCGGCGGGGTACCTGATATCTTATCACGCGATGCATTACTACATGTACAGCGGCACCGTGGAGATTGCCGGCAGTGTTTACCCCTTTTCCAGAGGCGACATCACGATTACCCCGGCGAATACCCGCAGCGTTTACACGCTTAATGAGAGCGGCAGGCATATCTGTTTTCACTTTTCACTGCCCGCCGGAGCGGTTAGCCTCCCGTTTCATATTCCCGCGGCACGCATTGAACCTGACATTCCCGCCCGGCTGAAAGGTATTCTGGAGATTTGTATGCCCGCCCGCAATAGCGCCGGCAGCGGCACGCTGAATACCGCCATTGCATCTAACATGCTGCACAGATGCCTGCTCGAATTGGCGCAATGCACCCTCAGAGATGGAGATATAGAAAATGATTTTAATAAGGCTCTGCGTGTTTTGATTAACTATATCGAGCTTAATCTCGATAAACCTATGAGCGTACCCGACCTGTGCCGCGTTGCCGGCATGAGCCAAAATTATCTCGCCCGCCGGTTCAGGGCAGTTTACGGCAGCACAATCAAGGAGTACATACTTTCACGCCGCATAGAGCGGGCCTGCTACCTGCTTCGAAATATGAACATATCCATCAAGGAAATCGCGTTTCAGTGCGGCATTGCAAACCCGCAGTATTTCAACAAGCTGTTCCGCTCGATAAAACACGTAAGCCCGTCTAAATACAGGTGTAACGGCGACTAA
- a CDS encoding uroporphyrinogen decarboxylase family protein — protein MNSRELVKAVIAGEKTERCGLWLGNPHEDTAKKYIELMGVNSFEDIRLELGDDMRWLMADECYKHPEGKPAWDLQRKSKSLSAEGWFADCETVEDAAKFDWPNPDYLDFEPFLEKLNNVGPFYRASGMWSPFFHLAADAFGMENYFMKMYTHPEVVQAVTKGIVDFYLEANRRFFEAAGDLVDGFFFGNDFGSQINLLVAPQQFKDFIFPYFKQLTDLGHEYGYQVLLHSCGSIYRVIPDLINLGVEALHPIQAKAANMDAETLGSQFGGKVAFIGGIDTQDLLVNATPQEVAADVRRVKAELGPNVVISPSHEAILPNVPLENIKAMAKTALE, from the coding sequence ATGAACAGCAGAGAACTGGTAAAAGCGGTTATCGCGGGCGAAAAAACTGAAAGATGCGGACTCTGGCTGGGTAATCCGCATGAGGATACCGCAAAAAAATATATCGAGCTTATGGGCGTAAATTCGTTCGAGGATATCCGGCTTGAGCTCGGCGATGATATGAGATGGCTAATGGCGGATGAATGCTATAAACACCCCGAAGGCAAACCGGCGTGGGATTTACAGCGAAAGAGCAAGTCACTCTCGGCAGAAGGCTGGTTCGCGGACTGCGAAACGGTGGAGGACGCGGCGAAATTTGACTGGCCCAACCCTGATTATCTGGATTTTGAGCCGTTCCTGGAGAAGCTCAATAACGTCGGCCCGTTTTATCGGGCAAGCGGCATGTGGTCGCCGTTTTTCCACCTGGCAGCGGATGCGTTCGGCATGGAAAACTACTTCATGAAGATGTACACGCATCCCGAAGTCGTCCAGGCGGTTACAAAGGGAATCGTGGATTTCTACCTCGAGGCAAACCGGCGGTTTTTCGAGGCGGCGGGAGATTTGGTTGACGGCTTTTTCTTCGGCAATGATTTCGGCTCGCAGATTAACCTGCTTGTGGCTCCGCAGCAGTTTAAGGATTTCATATTTCCGTACTTTAAGCAGCTCACCGACCTGGGCCATGAATACGGATACCAGGTGCTCCTGCACTCGTGCGGATCGATCTACAGGGTCATTCCCGATCTTATCAATCTCGGAGTCGAGGCACTCCACCCGATACAGGCGAAGGCGGCAAACATGGACGCGGAAACTCTCGGCTCGCAGTTCGGCGGCAAGGTCGCATTCATCGGCGGCATCGACACGCAGGATCTGCTGGTAAACGCAACACCACAGGAAGTCGCCGCGGACGTGCGTCGGGTAAAAGCTGAGCTGGGCCCCAATGTTGTCATAAGCCCAAGCCATGAAGCGATACTGCCAAACGTACCGCTCGAAAATATAAAAGCCATGGCAAAGACCGCTCTGGAATGA